One Acaryochloris thomasi RCC1774 genomic window, AGACAAATGGACGGAACCCGACACCTTGAACTGCTCCCTGAAGGGTCAAACAAAGTCGCCGCAAAGTCATGATCCATATCCCGCGAAAGTTGTTGAGTTTAGCGGGATCACACTTGATCTATTCCCCCTGAATTGTGGGGCCGGGGGGGCCAATGCAGCGCTCATAGAATTCATGAAATTCAACGCTTCAAGATGTTTTTCCCATACTCCAACCTTAGATTGCTAGTCTGCGAAAGTTGTGAGATCTGAGCTTGCTGAATGCCATTATCCAGATAGGCGTACCAATGTTCCATGCCTTCTCCAGTTCTGGCAGAGACTTCAAAGATTGTGGCTTGAGGGGCTATTTTTTGGATATTTGCGATCGCACTCTCCCGATCCCATCCCACCGCATCAGCAATATCGGCTTTGTTAACAATGACCACCTGAGCCGATTTAAACATCGTCGGATACTTCAGCGGCTTGTCTTCCCCTTCCGTCACGGATAAAAGCACCACGCGCAGATGTTCTCCTAGATCAAAGGCCGCAGGACAAACCAGATTGCCCACATTCTCAATGATTAATAGATCCCATTGTGCCTTTGGTAAACGTTCTACCGCCTTTGCGATCATCCCAGCTTCTAGATGACAGGCATTCCCGGTCGTAATGTGAACTGCTGTGGTCCCAGCTTTTTCAAGACGTTGGGCATCGTTGTCGGTGGCTAAATCCCCGACGATGACCCCAATTTGCCAGCGATCGCGACAATCTTTTACCAAGCGCTCAATCAAAGCCGTCTTGCCCGATCCAGGCGCTGAGAGGATATTGATGACCTGCCAGCACTGAGCATCGAAGAAGGACCGGTTTTGGGCTGCGATGCGATCGTTCTGACTCAGAAGATTCGTTTGAATCTCAAGACGACGCGGCAAAGGCTCCATCAGATCTGGTTTGCTTTCCGTCTGGAGCTGACTCGGCTGCTCAGGAATATGAACGTGATGCTCATAACCAATCTGGATCGGCCCAACCTCACTACAGCCGCAATCTTGACACATCAAGACACCTCCAGCGATGTTAGTTCCAGCTCTCGCCCCTGCCGTAACTCAGTCGTGAGCTGATTACAAATCGGACAGCTATAAATCCAATCGTCAGGATGAAAATCTTGCTGGCAAGTTGAGCAGTAGCAGAGCACCGGAACCGTTTCCAATTCCAATTGAGCCTCGGCAGCAATAGTGCCAGCAGTCACGATCTCAAAAGCTAAGGTAAGAGCATCTGGAATCACACCAGACAGTTCTCCGACCCGCAACTTAATCCAGTGAATCCGCTGTGCACCCTGCTGAGCCGCTTGGGCCAGTGCGAGATCGAGCGCATTCTGCATGATGCTTACTTCATGCATATGGGTTCCTCGGGTGTGGATAAGCCCGCCATCTTCTGCGTTGGAATTAGGGTCTGGATGATCTCTAAAGCCTCTGCTATGCCTTCCTCAGCCGTTGCCGACAGGTGTTCACCCATCGAAAAGTCTTCAGCGGGTACTGCTACCGACCAGGCGTGGGGCCGATGACCATAGGTAGACTGAGCGAGGGCCAATAGCGACTGCGGGTCACAGGTATGCCCTAAAGCTGGGACAGAGCTTCCCGGTGTTTCACACCCTAGGGCTTCGAGGGGTCTAACTTGAACATTATGGGGACCGTTAAACTGACAGGCATCAACAAATATGACCCATTCAGAGTTGGCGAGTTCTTCAGCAAGTTCTGGCGTCAACTGATGCAAAATCTTGGTTTGGACCGTCGGCACCTGCCAGTCTTCAATCGCATTCACAATTCTGGGACCAATGGCGTCATCTCCTAGGAGTTCATTGCCATAACCAATCACCAAAACCGAATGCGTGGGAAGGGTGCTTTTCATAATCATGCTCTCTATAAAGCGTGAGGATTGTCTACATTTACTCTAGGGCCAAAAGTTGAGGAGAATGTGAAGCTTTGCCAGATCCTCAGACCCCATATTGCTGAATCATTAGGGGCTAGGAACTGCCTGCCACTGCTAATGCAGATGATTTTTGAGATTGCTCAGCAATAATGCATTCGGTGGTTAAGACCATCTCGGCAATCGATGCTGCATTCCTGAGGGCGGAACGAGTGACCTTCGCAGGGTCAACGATACCAGCTTCAAACAAATCAACAATCTCTCCGGTTTCGGCATTGTAGCCGGTGTTGAAGGGCTGATTTTTGAGATGTTCAATGACGAGTGCTCCATTGTGACCTGCATTGATGGCAATTCGGCGCAGAGGGGCTTCTAACGCCCGTCCCACAATCATGGCTCCAACCAGTTCATCTCCGGTTAAGTGCTCTGCAGACCAAGCTTCTAGATCAGGAATGAGATGGACATAGGTGGTTCCCCCACCCGGCACAATCCCCTCATCAACAGCAGCTTTCGTGGCATTGATGGCGTCCTCTAGCTTGAGCTTGCGCTCCTTCATTTCGGTCTCAGTTGCAGCCCCGACTTTAATGACGGCGACGCCGCCGGTTAGTTTGGCTAGCCGTTCTTCTAGTTTCTCTTGGTCGTAAGCAGAATCAGTCTCTTCAATTTGATAGCGGATTTGCTCACAGCGGGTTTGCACGGCCTGTTCATTGCCTTCTGCCACAAGAGTTGTGTGGTCCTTCGTAAGGGTGAGGCGACGGACTTGGCCGAGATGCTCTAGCTCAGCCTGTTCGAGCTGGAGACCTGTCTCTGCGGAGATGACTTGTCCCCCAGTAAGGGCAGCAATATCTTCAAGGATGGCTTTGCGGCGATCTCCAAACCCCGATGCTTTGACCGCAGCCACTTTCAGAATGCCCTGGAGCCGATTCACCACTAGGGCTGCTAACGCTTCTTGTTCAATATTTTCGGCAATGATCAGTAGGGGCTTACCACTTTTAGACACCTGCTCCAAAATGGGGACTAAATCCTGAACCCGGCTGATTTTCTGTTCCGTCAATAGGATGTAAGCATCTTCATAGAGCGTCTCCATCCGTTCGGCATCGGTGACGAAGTAGGGCGAAATGTATCCCCGATCGAATCGCATTCCCTCTGTCATTTCAACCTCAGTTTGGATGGACTTGCCATCTTCAAGGGAAAGGGTGCCTGCCTCGCCGACCTCCGCCATTGCTTTGGCAATCATGCGACCAATTGCGGCATCGTTACCGGCTGAAATTGTACCGACCTGAGCCATCGTTTCTGAGTCTTTGACCGGCTGTGCGTGTTCAAGAATGAGGTCCAGCATAGTTCGCGTGGCCTGCTCAATCCCCCGCCGAATCGCCATCGGATTAGCTCCAGCCGCTACATTACGCAAGCCTTCGTGAATGATGGCTTGGCCCAGAACGACGGCGGTGGTAGTGCCATCTCCGACAACATCATTGGTTTGAGAAGCCACCTGTCTGAGCAGTGAGACCCCCGTATTTTCAATGTGATCTTCAAGCTCAATGTCTTTGGCAATGGTGAAACCATCGTTGACAATTTTGGGCGCACCGAATTTTTGACCGAGAACGACATTTCGCCCTTTTGGCCCTAAGGTCACTCCGACCGCTTCGGCCAGGACATCAATCCCGCGTTCCAGAGCTGAGCGTGCTGCATCATCGTAGGTCAAAGATTTAGCCATGGTGTCTACTCTCCTGTGTTGACTTGCGGGGGATGGTTGCCTGGTGAGCTTTTTCTTTAACGGTCTCGTTCCAACCAATCAAAGATCAGGTTTAGCTGTTCCAACGTCACTAAACCGTAGTGCCACAACGCGATGGATAGGGGGCCGTGATCGCGTTGACTGAGCTTGGTTGCAGTTGCGATCGCAGAGGGCGATAGTTCTAAATCATTTTGCAGAAACTGGAGGAAGCGGGGATAGTTGGTGAGCCACATGGTGAGGATGGATTTCACTATGGCTAAATTTGTAGTGCTTAAACCTGAGGAACTTGTGAGGGGAATTTGAGAGACATTTGCAGTCTGGCAGTGGTCTAAATGCCTGGAACTAAAGTTTCGTCATAAGTTCTTCAAACTATTGATCTACGTTAAAGGTGAAGCCAAAGCGGCATTGCTGCTGCGGATATTATCCGATGTATTTCAAGGAGGGGTAATCATGTATGGTTTCTGGCCCCCAGATGTCTTTACATACATTTTGGTCAAAATCATTGTTTTGGCCCTTGTCATTCTGATGTGGTGGATGCTCCGAGCGCCCACTGTTGTCTGAATTACTCAGTAAAAAGAGAACGTTTCCCCTGTGATAAACAGGTTGGAGGTGGCAGGATGTTCGCAACAAAAACCCTGCGGATATTCTTGATGGCTGCAATTGCAACCCTAATCGCAGGAACTGGACTCCCAATGTCGGCAGTCTCTCAAGCGACCAAGCCAAAAGGTATCGAGACGCTTGCTGATGGAGACTATCAGTTCTGCAGCCAACCCGTCCCCAAAGACTGGCGGGATGGGGCAGGGGCTTGCTTTAGCTTTGCTAAACGGGGAGATCGCCTAGATGGCTACTACGGCTTTCCTCATTCTGGGGATCTTGTTTGTCTGCGTGGCCGAGCACAGCGAACTCAGATGATCGGTCAGGCATTGGTCATTTCCTGGCCCGGTCATACTTGGTCTAATACTCCACCTATGTTTCAGTGGAAGTTGGACAACTACTTGACCCTCAATAGTGGCTATGTCATCCGCAGCATCAAGGAAGAAACTGGACCTGTTGCTTGGATTCAGTTTGATGCTGCCGTATTGAACCTTGACGGTTTTTATCAATATCCTGAGGTCAAAATGAGTTCTCCTGAACAGCTTTGTGGTTGGGATTATTGATCGATCTTTTACTGGAGTAGAACGATGGTTAGTCTCACTCCTCGACGAATTGACCATTTTGGTACCGTCCGAGCCTTTGCTCAACTCTGTCGTCCAACGCTCTCTGTGCTGGCGGCTGTTGCAAGCTGTCTCACAATCTATGCTCTTAATCCAGATGCACCAGGGTTACTTTATCGACTGACGGCGATTGTTCTCGTTTGTACAACGGCGGGTGCTTTCGCGATCAATGATTACGATGACATTGAGAAAGATCGCATCAACCATCCCGAGCGACCGCTCCCGTCTAGGATTCTGATGCCACAGCACGCTTGGTGGGCTGCGGTTGTCCTGTTTGGTGTGGCCCTGTTAGCGGCTATTCCTTTAGGGCTACTGTCCTGGATGTTGGTCGCTGTTAGCACTCTCCTGCTCTGGAATTATTCCGCGATTTTGAACGTCAGCGGCATCCTAGGTAATGGTGTTGTGGCGACAATTGTGGCAGTGCTGATCTTGTTTGCCAGCCTGGTAGCTGGTCGGCCTCTGGCGATGCTGTACCCGAGTGCGTTCTTGTTCTGCTACATCCTGGCGAAGGAAATTGTCTGGGATATTCATGATGCGGTAGGCGATCGCAACCGAAATGTATACACAATTGCCAATCTTTGGGGCGCGGGTGCTGCGTTCACGATTGCCTGGGGATTATTGATGCTGCTGTGGGTGTCTGTGCCGGTTGCGATGGCCATAGGCCGGTCGGAGACCATCGCATCCCTCTCAATGGCGCATCCCCTCCTGTTTGGGATTTGTTCCTCGACCATGCTGGCTAGCTTCTCTCTGGCATTGCGACGCTATCAGCGAAAACAGACCTCATCGACCTACACCAGCCTGATTACTTTGGGGCGTTTGGGGATGATCATCGGTTTAATTGGACTTCTGGGGACTGCGCCACCGCTGTAGAAGATATTACTGGGTATGTGGTTCACGCGAAGGAAGCACGATATTGATTAGGATGGATGAATGTATTACTAGAAACACAAAGATTCCACTGTCTCTGCAGGTAAAGGTGTTTTATGGGTGTTGTGAAAATTGATGTTCCTGATGAAGTTCTGGTGAGTCTAAAAGAATCAGATGTAAGTATCTCTCAGGAGTTATCTATACTCGCTGCGGTGAAACTCTTTGAGCTGGGAAAACTTTCGTCCGGGCGGGCGGCTCAGTTAGCAGGGATGTCAAGGGTTGAATTTTTAGGCAAATTAGGGCGATATCGCGTCTCACCCTTTGATCTTTCTAGTGAAGAGCTAGAGAACGATGTCCTCAACGCCTAACGCTAAGATTATTGTCAACACTTCACCACTACTCTATCTGCATCAGGTTGGTCACCTTGACCTACTGAAACATCTATATCAGGAGGTCTCGATTCCGAAGGCTGTCCAGCAGGAGTTGCAGGCTGGTGAACATAAGGGAATTGATGTTCCTGTGCCTGAATCGCTTGAGTATATTCAAATGCTTGAGGTTGATAATCCGGCCCTGATTCCCAATGTGACTGATTTAGGGCAGGGAGAGGCCGAAGTGATTGCTCTTGGCATTCAGCATCTCGGAAGTTTGAGTATTCTGGACGATCAATTGGGACGACGCATTGCTAAGCTTTACGGACTTCAATGTACTGGAACGCTTGGTGTGTTGATCAAAGCTAAGCGGGAAGGATATTTAACCGCTGTTGCTCCGATCATTGATAGCCTGCGTCATCAGGGGATGTGGCTTAGCGATCGCATCATTAGCGATATTTTGGTGCTTGCTGATGAAGTCCTTTGAGTCATTTTTAAAGAAAAGCAAGTACCACCGAAGACAATTGATAAAACCATTGATAGCTGCACAAAACTCAATAGCCCAGCTCAAAAGGATTAGTAATGCGAGAGTTTGATTTCACGCTGAAGTTCAAACTTAGCGACATTCAGGCTAATCCTGAAGACCATCTTGAAGCGCTCTATGAAAGTGGATGTGATGATGCGGTTGTCGGCGTTGGGAAGCTTGGACAGGTCTCGCTCAACTTTTTTCGTGAAGCCTCTTCTGCTTGGGAGGCGGTTTCAAGTGCGATCGCAGATGTGAAGCGGTCGATTCCGAATGTGGCTTTGATTGGGACGAGTACTGATCTTGTTGGGCTAACAGAGGTGGCTCACCTGCTGGGGCACACCCGACAAAATATGAGGAAGTTGATTGTTGAGCACGGTCCAGGTTCTCCGTTACCAGTCTATGAAGGAACGCCTGCGCTTTGGCATTTGGCTGATGTTTTGAGCTGGTTAGAAGCAGAGAAGGCTTATTCTATTGATGTCTCTCTCTTAGAGGTTGTCCAAACGGCTAAATAGGTAAATAGTTGGAAGTCATGGAAAAAACTAGATCTTGACCCACAGAAAAGTTTGGGGATGCTGGCAGTTTAATAGAACTTTTCGGAAGGAGAGAAGTCACAGATTTTCAGAGTCCATTAGAGGTTTGATTGTTTCTGCGAAGTGTATGGCTGAGATCGCAAAGCTAGCTTTTGATGTCTGTCATTCCCCAAAATCCAACCTGGCCGGAGTACCTTCAAGGGGGAACGCTTGGTGATGGCTATAGGCTCTGGTTGCGGGCTAAGTTGTTCCAACAGTACCGGCTGTTCTTTCGATATCACCTACAAAGCAAGGTGATTATCTATAGCTGGGTGAACTATACAGCGACCAAACGGGCTTATGACAGCAAGACCGATGCCTATCGAGTGTTCGCAGAGATGCTGGATAGTGGCCATCCTCCAAATGACTGGGCAGAATTGCTGCTGGAAGCTAGAGCCATCGTGGATCGC contains:
- the groL gene encoding chaperonin GroEL (60 kDa chaperone family; promotes refolding of misfolded polypeptides especially under stressful conditions; forms two stacked rings of heptamers to form a barrel-shaped 14mer; ends can be capped by GroES; misfolded proteins enter the barrel where they are refolded when GroES binds); the encoded protein is MAKSLTYDDAARSALERGIDVLAEAVGVTLGPKGRNVVLGQKFGAPKIVNDGFTIAKDIELEDHIENTGVSLLRQVASQTNDVVGDGTTTAVVLGQAIIHEGLRNVAAGANPMAIRRGIEQATRTMLDLILEHAQPVKDSETMAQVGTISAGNDAAIGRMIAKAMAEVGEAGTLSLEDGKSIQTEVEMTEGMRFDRGYISPYFVTDAERMETLYEDAYILLTEQKISRVQDLVPILEQVSKSGKPLLIIAENIEQEALAALVVNRLQGILKVAAVKASGFGDRRKAILEDIAALTGGQVISAETGLQLEQAELEHLGQVRRLTLTKDHTTLVAEGNEQAVQTRCEQIRYQIEETDSAYDQEKLEERLAKLTGGVAVIKVGAATETEMKERKLKLEDAINATKAAVDEGIVPGGGTTYVHLIPDLEAWSAEHLTGDELVGAMIVGRALEAPLRRIAINAGHNGALVIEHLKNQPFNTGYNAETGEIVDLFEAGIVDPAKVTRSALRNAASIAEMVLTTECIIAEQSQKSSALAVAGSS
- the hypA gene encoding hydrogenase maturation nickel metallochaperone HypA, with translation MHEVSIMQNALDLALAQAAQQGAQRIHWIKLRVGELSGVIPDALTLAFEIVTAGTIAAEAQLELETVPVLCYCSTCQQDFHPDDWIYSCPICNQLTTELRQGRELELTSLEVS
- a CDS encoding type II toxin-antitoxin system YhaV family toxin, coding for MSVIPQNPTWPEYLQGGTLGDGYRLWLRAKLFQQYRLFFRYHLQSKVIIYSWVNYTATKRAYDSKTDAYRVFAEMLDSGHPPNDWAELLLEARAIVDRYKGIDEL
- a CDS encoding geranylgeranylglycerol-phosphate geranylgeranyltransferase, translated to MVSLTPRRIDHFGTVRAFAQLCRPTLSVLAAVASCLTIYALNPDAPGLLYRLTAIVLVCTTAGAFAINDYDDIEKDRINHPERPLPSRILMPQHAWWAAVVLFGVALLAAIPLGLLSWMLVAVSTLLLWNYSAILNVSGILGNGVVATIVAVLILFASLVAGRPLAMLYPSAFLFCYILAKEIVWDIHDAVGDRNRNVYTIANLWGAGAAFTIAWGLLMLLWVSVPVAMAIGRSETIASLSMAHPLLFGICSSTMLASFSLALRRYQRKQTSSTYTSLITLGRLGMIIGLIGLLGTAPPL
- a CDS encoding DUF3368 domain-containing protein encodes the protein MSSTPNAKIIVNTSPLLYLHQVGHLDLLKHLYQEVSIPKAVQQELQAGEHKGIDVPVPESLEYIQMLEVDNPALIPNVTDLGQGEAEVIALGIQHLGSLSILDDQLGRRIAKLYGLQCTGTLGVLIKAKREGYLTAVAPIIDSLRHQGMWLSDRIISDILVLADEVL
- the hypB gene encoding hydrogenase nickel incorporation protein HypB; protein product: MCQDCGCSEVGPIQIGYEHHVHIPEQPSQLQTESKPDLMEPLPRRLEIQTNLLSQNDRIAAQNRSFFDAQCWQVINILSAPGSGKTALIERLVKDCRDRWQIGVIVGDLATDNDAQRLEKAGTTAVHITTGNACHLEAGMIAKAVERLPKAQWDLLIIENVGNLVCPAAFDLGEHLRVVLLSVTEGEDKPLKYPTMFKSAQVVIVNKADIADAVGWDRESAIANIQKIAPQATIFEVSARTGEGMEHWYAYLDNGIQQAQISQLSQTSNLRLEYGKNILKR
- a CDS encoding hydrogenase maturation protease, with the protein product MKSTLPTHSVLVIGYGNELLGDDAIGPRIVNAIEDWQVPTVQTKILHQLTPELAEELANSEWVIFVDACQFNGPHNVQVRPLEALGCETPGSSVPALGHTCDPQSLLALAQSTYGHRPHAWSVAVPAEDFSMGEHLSATAEEGIAEALEIIQTLIPTQKMAGLSTPEEPICMK
- a CDS encoding UPF0175 family protein, whose amino-acid sequence is MGVVKIDVPDEVLVSLKESDVSISQELSILAAVKLFELGKLSSGRAAQLAGMSRVEFLGKLGRYRVSPFDLSSEELENDVLNA
- a CDS encoding DUF2949 domain-containing protein encodes the protein MKSILTMWLTNYPRFLQFLQNDLELSPSAIATATKLSQRDHGPLSIALWHYGLVTLEQLNLIFDWLERDR
- a CDS encoding helix-turn-helix transcriptional regulator, encoding MREFDFTLKFKLSDIQANPEDHLEALYESGCDDAVVGVGKLGQVSLNFFREASSAWEAVSSAIADVKRSIPNVALIGTSTDLVGLTEVAHLLGHTRQNMRKLIVEHGPGSPLPVYEGTPALWHLADVLSWLEAEKAYSIDVSLLEVVQTAK